The genomic window ctgttcacTTAGAAAACACCACATTTTAACATCTGCTGTAACTAAATGAGAAACAATGATGTGACGTAAAGACGTCAGAGctttgtaataaataatttacacattTGTCATCTTCAGTAAATCATCATGTTCTCACCTGAGGACTGAGGTCTGAAGGGAAACTGCTGCACTTTACTGTGAGGATCAGTCACTTCACACTTTAATGAGTTATAACGTGATGTGTAGATAAAGTGAGAATccagaaaagacaaagtgaagGTGCAGTCACTCCGTGATATCTGTAATTCTCTGTTATCTTTATCCACTTTTATTCCCTGATTGAACCACTTCACTTTGTGTTTACAGTCTCCATATGTCCACACAGTGAGGATTAATGTTACTCTGTTGTTGTCCTTATGTTCAGTCACtggtgaagaagaagatattAGAGTGAGTGAGAGGAAAATTAACATCATCACTGTTTTATAATTAGTGTAAAGATTCAGTTTATTGTTCtgacaaaacagtttgatgtaaaatactcactggtaaaaacagacagatcaaCCACAGAGTAGATATCTTGTTGTCTGCAGCTGTACTGACCAGCATCCTCCGCTGTGACGttctttataaccagagaacagttctctgtaacactcagtctgttCAAATGAGATGTGTGAGTCTCTTGTTTTTTCCCAGATGTAACCAGCTCTACTGAACTATTGTGTTGTTTACTATTGAAGATCCAGTCAGTTTGTTCACATTTATCATGATCGTCTATTTTATTGTCACAGGACAAAGTGGCTTCACCTCCATCTCTGACAGTGATGTGAGAATATTCTTCAGTTACTGTTTCTAAGAAAATGAGAGATAAACATGGAGAATAAACCTGAATATTAGAAAATAGTGTTAGATACAACAGCTGTTTGTAAATGTGTCTCATCTTTGGTTTGTGAGTTCACTAAACTCATCATGTTAAACACAAACCACTAAAAGCATCATTTGAATGTTTCCCTGTTTTCTCACCTGTAAACTGAAGCATCAGGACcagaaataaaatcatttgaatCCGTCTGAACTCAGCCAtcgttcttctctctctcatttatCTCTTGTTGTCACACTcttctctgagctgctgtttcTTAAACATGAACATTTCCTTCCTGTGACTGGTGACGTGTCATCACAGCAACTTCTGCTTTAGTTTATTCTGTttgtatttagttgtttttatttttatgtagatGAAGAATAATGTGTCTTTAACTCTGTGAAAGTCTTGATTGAAAGACTTTTAATTGGATCTGGTCTAGACCATCTACATATTCCTACTTTACTCTACAGATCAGACAGTGACCACACATAACAGACATTTACACTATAAATAACTTGTAACTTGCTTTTTCTACTTCCTGAAACTCACCCCTGACGTATCCTACTACTTAATGTTCCCCACACTTTCATGTAAactcagttttacattttcatctgtTGTTCTATGAACTCGTGCTGTGTTTTGTGACTGTGACAGCACCCTTACCTGTACACATTTAACAGCATAGTGAGCACAAATGTTCCTGTTATCTGTCTTTCACTTGATGTTCACTAGCTCTGCTGTTACTCCGTGCTCACACCGCCCTCTGCTGACCCCCTTCTTTATCAGCAGGAATACACCAACACGCCAcagtgtttatttcagtttgcagCTTCCTGAACTGACAATGATGACAAAAGTACAACTCaaccaaaacattaaatcacagacacagtgaaagaTTCAACAGTTTGTTTTGACCTTAATAAAATATTGGACTGAAATTTATTCAGAGTGAATATATTTACATGAAAATTACATCATACAGTTGATTCTTTgtgctattttttatttacagattattttatcattattaaaacaaacagattgTTACTGATTTAATTCAGACCTGACTCTCAGTAAAGTTGTGATCAGTTCCTCTGTTCATTCATCTCATGAtgagtttacatttaaatgattcaTGTGAAACTAGACGATCctgataaaacagcagcagtgactccTGTGGTGAGTTGGTAGAAGTTGTTGATCACTGGAGTTTGACAGAAGCAGAAGGAGCTCCAACATTTTCATAATTCACTGtgccttcatcttcatctttatcatcatcatcataaaccTGTGAAATACCAACAACACACTTTAACCATTTTGTTATCAGGCAGCGTCTCATTAAACAGAGTCACTGTGAATCAgcagtgaaattaaattagattattgAAATACTTAAAACTCACatcatttttctgtgtattattacctaaaaagaaaaaaaagagggttaAACTTCAAAAGCCGTCATTCAGGTTAATTAAAGTCATCTTTGTAAAAGTTTAATCACCTTTTCTTCTCTTATATCTTATTACTGCGACAACAATTATCATGAGTGCAACCAAACCCACAATCACCATAACGAGCCACCACCAATCTGGAAAGggaacaaaaaaacacttaaagcACATTTAGCTTCTGGGTTTGTTCaataaaaaggaggaaaatCTTAATGATTAGTTAGATTTCCACATTAGTTGAAGGACTAAATACATCTTGCATCTCTCCTTTCCCAGTTATTGTTCCTAAAACAAATCCACTGAAAATGAGTTTGATTCAATTGATGTGGATGAAAACGTGAGCACTAATGTCACAGTGTGCTGCCCGACTTCCTGTCTCAGACTGATTAGGATCTTGTTCTGCTTTCGTCTTGGTTTTGGTTGTAACCCCTATCGGTTTGGTTCAGTCCTCTCTGCCTCGTTTCACTCCAGTGATCAGCGTCTGATCGatgatctgtgtttgtttgttataaaaataccaacaaaacatttaaaaagtcaccttgttgtttatttgaagCATCATCAAcagctgtagttgtgttttcaACTGTTCTCGTTGATGCAGTTGTTGCTGGTTTTGTGCCGTCAcctggacaaataaaaaaaaaagaactagaatcaacacattttaatattaaattaagaaGCAGTGATGTTTTCTAAAGACGTCATCACACAAAATGTTCTGTTAGAAAACATCAACTTTCATGTTCTCACCTGAGTTCTGAGGTCTGAAGGGAAACTGCTGCACTTTCCTGTCAGGATcagtcacttcacacttcaGTGAGTCATTATTTGACTTGTAGATAACGTGAGAATCCAGAAAAGACACAGCGGCGTAGCAGTACGTCTGCGATGTTGTCAAGTCTTTATCGTTTGTGTCCACATCTTTTTCGTGATACAGCcacttcactgtgtgtctgcagtgtccATCTGTCCACACAGAGCAGCCTATTGTCACgttgtgtgtgttcttatgTTCGGGCACTGTTGAAGATAAAATATACatgtaaacatataaatatatagtaaagtttcagtttattattcTACCTTATAATACTCACTGATAACAACAGACAGATCCAccacagagtcctgacctcgttgtctgcaggtgtaaagaccaacatcttcatctgtgaccttctctataaccagagaacagttctctgtaacactcagtctgtctggtTTAGATTCAGAGATTTGCCCAAATCGAACCAGCTCCtctgttgttgtattttgtgaATAACTGAAGATCCACGCAGTTGTTCTACATTCATCCTGTTCATCTTTCACATGTTCACAGGACACAGTGATGTTGTCTCCATATCTCACAGTGAGGTAGGAACATTGTCCAGTTACTGTTGTAGAGAAGAAGAGATCAATATAAAAACGTGGGACCAATAAATCTGAATATTAGAAGATGATTTTAGAGATTGGAGATCCACTAAGTGTGTTAGTTTCAGTATTAAATGTTCAGTAAATACAGTACTATagtcattttattacatttagatgttttctcACCTGTGAACTGAAGGATCAGGACCAGAAATAACCATGTTTGAATCCGTTTACATTCACTCAtcgttcttctctctctcatttctctcttgttctctgtTGAACTGTTACAagctctgagctgctgcttcttGTACATGATGTGGTTAAATTTCACTTCCTCACATCAACTTCTTCAAATTTACTTCTTCCTCTCAAACATTGATTTGCATATTTGGAGCACATCAACTTTTTACCTCTATGATAATGTTGATTTACGTAGATCAGGTTGTTCATATTTTAAGGTACATGTGTAGTTTGTGGGTTTTTTCTGCTGAGTTAGTAAATATACTGATGATTTCTAAATGTTTGATTAGTAAAAAAGGTTGAGACACAAACTGAGGAGAATAGATTAAGTGTTTCTTAAGTCCAGGATGTAACACTGAAAAGCTGTAGACTCCACAGTTGTGAAATTATTACTGACTTTCGTTATTACATTCGTTGAATCCTGCTTATTAACACCACATGCTCCCCACACCTAGCTAGCTAATGGCTAACTTTTGCATTACATTCCAGAGCTGTACAGTCCttcaaacatacatttaaataaataaatactgacgCTTATACAAGAAAAACACCGTTCATTACCGTCGAAATACTAATTTAGAActattatttaacattaacacgtgttttaatgtatttacagGAGCACCCACAGAACCTCACCTCAACTTAGCTAAGCTTCTAGCCGACTGAGGAAAGTAGCGCGACTTTACAGGAAGTGACATAgctaaaaggtcagaggtcacataaagaaaatgaattcataaaataaaaattccctcaaaataaaaatcacatatactaTGAACATAATACAAACATATAACATAGTGCAAAAACAATGGATGGATAAttggtgaaatataaaacatcttAATGAACATGTTACACATGAATGATAAGAGCAGAAGCAGCATGTCGGAGGGTGGTCACTCCAAATATTATGTAGTTTAACCTGCTGAAAACTTCCCTAGAACAGTTTGATCGCTGTTCGTCAAGACAAATAATtacagagggagggggagagctGCTCCTctcacatcattttcattttaacttccTCCTCATTTCCTTTCTGACTTCAACCACCTCTGAATAAAGGTGTCCCACATCTTCCAGCACCAAACTCCACGACCAAGCAGCAGATCATCTAAACTACTGATAATCTGCTCCACAGTCATCTGCATATACAGTGAGGTGTTTTCtttacaacaaacacaaagctctGCTAAACAATCATTTACACATATGAACAACAGGTGAATGTGTTTAATAAACATCACAACATGTGAGctgcaaagataaaaaaaatatataatatagctaaacactgacagaacagttacagtgtgtgtaaaaCCACCAGTTATGAATCTAAAatagaattcaattcaattcaattcaattcaatttatttgtagagcgctttttacaattgacattgtcacaaagcagctttacacaaccaaagaacagtacatgaacagtgaatgtgtatgagtcataataatgtgattgtccctgatgagcaagccgagggcgacagtggcaaggaaaaactccctgagaaggcaacaggaagaaaccttgagaggaaccagactcaacagggaacccatcctcatatgggtgattacatgctgtgtaggcagcagtccagtataacagttaaagtctttaagttaatgtggagtccagttagttattgcaggcagacttgttccattccttgactatcgagcgttgagtcgagacctccaagaaacagcttccgacgtctGCCGAagccgggaccgacatcatagtagcgacgagatctccagccagaagttgggcatcaggacgagtcagacaggtccagagggcaaagggtggaatgacgtgtagctcgacagagagacaggaagagggaaaagagagagggagagggaaagagagagaagaggagagattgcagttagttgtattcacagtcagataaagtttgaggtgaatgtatatttagtttagtgcagcagggactccggcaggactaattatgacagcctaactaaaagggtgggttcagaagaaaacacagacatgagggcgcactgggatgtagagcaaccggacacttcaccatcaacaaacccgagtgatcagtgagagttgggaagacagcatctgaacataccagttcaccataatgctctacgtccatgagtccttcccagatctatttactcaaatgcttgactaaataaagtaggttttcagcctagacttaaacactgagactgtgtctgagtcccgaacgctatttggaaggctgttccataactttggggctttgtaagaaaaagctctgcccccagaAGAGATGTAACTGTCCTgtgttctgttatttctgtGGTTAGTTAATGTTTGCGTAGAGGTCGCTGGGGTCAGTGGAGGCTCcagcagaagaggaggatgttTTCACAGTGCTGTAGGTCACTGcatcaccttcatcatcatcttcatctttaacctgaaaagaaacagcatCAAACATGAATCATATATTAATCAATGATCAGGAGCTCAGAGAATCCTGATCCTGCTGCTGATTCAGTGACAACATATCCTGTGTGTGAAGTTGACATGTTGGTCTGAAGGTGGCGCTACAGGAAAAGAAACTAGTTCAGACAGTTCACCTGAGCTTTACTGTTGGTGTTCCTGGTGTAGCTGATGGAGGCGTAGGAAACTCCATCTTCAGGATCAGTCTACACAGAGAAGACAACATCATGATGCTCAGTAACATGTGGATTGTGGTTTTTTCCTTCACACTGAACATTTTGACCATTTAAACTCAACTTTTAGTTTCACAAAACAGTCAGTtcagttctttttatttctttcaacaGTTTCACAGTTAAAATAGTGAAGAGTTTGGGCTGCGACATCGTAATTCATCTGTAAATTCAACTTCTCAAATTAGACTTACATTTCCATTCATCTGCTTTTTCCTTCCTTTAGAAACAAAGGACGATGATGTTAGCTTCAGAAGTAAAAAAGGTTTATTGAAAATAGTTCTACTTAAGTTTCATCAGTGAATGTTCTCACCTTTATTTGTCTGATATCTTCTCACTGCAATGACTGTTACAATAACTGCAGATAAtcccacagtcacacagacGAGCCACCACCAAGCtggaaatgaataaagaaaatgatgtTGATTATGTTCAGTACTGGAAGACATGAAGGactaaaataaagtaaataaataaactaaagaaactaaagaaatgaaaataaaccaaataaactaaaataaactaaagaaactaaataaacgaaaataaactaaagaaactaaaataaactaaaataaactaaagaaactaaataaactaaaataaactaaataaactaaaataaactaaataaactaaaatacactaaagaaactaaataaactaaaataaactaaataaactaaataaactaaaataaactaaagaaactaaataaactaaataaactaaaataaagtaaataaataaactaaataaactaaataaactaaataaactaaagaaactaaaactaaactaaaataaactaaaataaagtaaataaaagtcaaaGGCGTCAGTACCTTGAATCTTTGCTGAACCagctctgactgtgtgtgttgtgttttcagtcGTTGTCTTCGTTGTCGTCTCATCTGGACAaattacacaacacaataaacacTTCATGTTCATCATCTGCTCTAAATACGTATCTGAGGAAGATCAATCATCATCAGATCGATAATCATCATGATTTTAAAACTTCAAATCCATCAAATTATTCATTGGTGGTTTTAGTCTTGAACAGATCCTCAGTCTCTCACCTGTTTTCTCACCTGAGGACGGTGGTCTGAGGGGAAACTGATGAACACTTCCTGTGTCTGAATcagtcacttcacacttcaGTGACTCGTATTTTACTGATGTGTGCATAAAATACTCAGTGACACTGCAGTTATTCTGTGATGTCACCAAGTCCGTGATCATTGTCCTCTGATGAAACCACTTCACAGAGTGTCGACAGTCTCCGTATCCCAACACAGAGCAGGTGAATCCAACCCGATcaaaactgttttgttgactgactgttgatattgtgagaaaaacataaagttaCCATCATCACTGTGATATGATTATTGTGATGATTTGCTGTTACTGTTAGTTATAACAGGACGCCCTGAAACCCTGTTTCTCTGTGACTGAGCTGCAACAATAAACACGACTGTAGCTGGTTTACAAGACGTTTAATTCtatatgaatattaataatatattaattaatgacAGAAGGGCATTGATTTATATGAATATCAAGTTACAAACAGGTTACATTCATACTGAACATTAAGTATTGTAAAATGTTCCCAGACAACAGATTCATTCTCAGTCTAATTCAGgtaaaaacatcattatttgtAATTTGCAGTTTAACAACATAAGGTTTGGGAGACGGGGTTGAAATACTCACTGTTAACAACAAAAAGATACATGAGACCATCTTCACTCTTTGGTTGTGATTTGTTCCTGCAGATGTAACgtccaacatcttcatctgtgaccttctttataaccagagaacagttctctgtaacactcagtctgtctgatttagatCTGGAAACATGAGTTGTGTCTATCTGTCCGTCTTTAACCAGCTCTACCTCTGCTGAGTTCTCAGCATATTTAGGACGTTGATGGAGCCACACAGCTGTGTCACATTTATCCTGATCATTCATCACTTGTTTACAAGGTAAACTGACGTCACCTCCGTCTCTGACAGTGAAGGACAACTGGTCAGAGGCTAAGAAGACAAGAGACAAATAGAAAATTAAGAATCAGAATATGAGGAGATCAGTTTATATTCAACAACTTTTGTGAGGCTTTACTAAACTAATCGtgttaaatacaaacaaaatcttTTTAAGGTAAATCGAGATTAAAGGAAGAGGAACACTGTGTAACACTGATATTTTAGTATGATCTGTTTTCTCACCTGTGAACTGAAGAATCAGgatcagaaagaaaaacatttgaatccATCTGAACTCAGCCATCGTTCTTCTCTGTCTCGTTTAACTCGCTGTTTAACTGTTAGagtctctgagctgctgcttcttATAGATGATGAATTTTTATTTCCTGTGATGAGGGAATGTTTTTCTAAGGATGACTTCATTTTATCTTTATGCATCTAAACATGTGCAGACTCATTTCTCCACATTAAGGCATGACGTTGACATGTACGCAGTTTGATTAGCAAAGAAAGACCACAGCAGTCTGACCTGTCTTTGGAAATAAGTTAAGGAATAAGATTAATTTTCTAtaataacagcagcagatgagtaAATACATGTAGTGAATCTTTGATGTGGAGATAAAGTTCATGATCCACAGCCTCCAGTCAGAGTTACACCACAGTGACTTCAGGTCAACATGTAAATACAGCGGCTGCACAGACTAAACTGCACTAAAGGAGCTGAAGCACCttaacagcttttatttaaatttctttctGCTTATTCAAAAGCAGACATGATTTCTGATGATGTTGATTAACACACGTGAACCACAGTTTGACTCCTAATGTCAGTGTTGCAGCATGTTGATGCTGgaacagctgaaaaaaacacagatcgGATGTTTTTACTTGACACCTGTGGTATTTTTAAGAATTACCGGGAAGTGTTTTTGTCCTGTAACGATGACTCACAAACGTCAGAGACGCTTATTTGGGTTCAAATCTATTGTCGTACCCAGAAGATATACAAAGGTTTGTATATTAGAACAATGAATATCCACAGTTCTCCCACGTCAGACAgaaaatgtggatttaaaagttaaatgtttgCTGCTATTTTCATATTACATGTTGTTTATTAGAAATTAGAACTGATTAGACTCTTGTGCAGCAGGAAACCACACAGATATTTttacctgctgtgttttactCTGTAATGATGACTCATCAACATGAGGCTTATTGGAgctgtattttctattttcacattCCCCTTATCACAGTCTGGTCAtctgtttgtatatatatacacaaataaacaaaacaataagacATGACGTTGATGAGTTGACCTTTGATTAAATAACCCTCATGTTGATCACTGGGTCGGGACAACAGACCCACATCATGAGTCAAACATTTAGACAAACTTTCTCCTTCATTCCTTCATAATTatcaagagaaaacaaaaagcacctTTAACCATGAATATTAACCATCATCAACACTGTCATTCATCTCTATTTGTTCTTAGCATCATCACACTTTCATAAGTTCCTGAAGTTTTTTAttgatataaaaagaaaacattaagtTTACATTTTAAGGAAAGTGTCTAATGTTTATATTTCACAGTGTCCCGTCCCACGGTCTGTATCTGACAATCACgtgattgaaaataaaaaggtctgAAGAAGCTGAAGGTGTGAATATCTTCTACATCTGTATCTATCATTTCCTCAGACGACGGTTTGTCTGGTTTCTAATAGGAAATTTCTCACTTTACAGTTGTTTATTGTCTCTTAAATAACAACTGGGAACTAAACTGAAcctaaaattaattaattatctaTGATAACAGTAAATATAACAACGATGGTACTAAACAAGCACTCAGATGGAATTTCTTTACTGGTCTCTCTAACATTGTGAATAACTTTTAAAATTATAACAACTAAATCTCctaaacaacattaaactgatgttttaaacTCAACAAGAAGTGTTTAAGGACTAGGACAGCGTTAGGATCATATTAAAGCTACTCAGTCtatttctttccatctctggCTGATAAATAAGAAATGAGGGACGGTGTTCTACCCTCAAATACTGAACCAGTAAATACGTAACTGTCTGATTAAGtcagatttattttactgtacattaaaacagcagcagcagaagatgtGGAGGTTTGTTCTTCTCATAATAAACTCAGCAGCTgagaaacagtttaaaacataAGACAAAGGATTTTGTGAGGTGAGTTCAGCTACAACAATTTAACAGCAGGTGTCAGAAAGTTGATTCTTCCTCTCCTCAGACTCTGATCATCtacttccctcctcctctctttgccTCTTCTTCATCGGTGCTGCCCTCTCCTGGTTAAAGTCTTGTCTCACAGGTGGACATCAGTTCATCACCTCCGTCACTCCAACACCATGTTTTACTGCTGCCCCCTCCCTCTGCAGCTCCACCAGCATCATTTAGGAGCAGCTGTGGTTAAGTTGGTATTTATTCACTGAAGCTTTAAATACAGCTGTCTGTTGAATGTCCAACATGAggattaataaaatat from Anabas testudineus chromosome 24, fAnaTes1.2, whole genome shotgun sequence includes these protein-coding regions:
- the LOC113149115 gene encoding uncharacterized protein LOC113149115, yielding MYKKQQLRACNSSTENKREMRERRTMSECKRIQTWLFLVLILQFTVTGQCSYLTVRYGDNITVSCEHVKDEQDECRTTAWIFSYSQNTTTEELVRFGQISESKPDRLSVTENCSLVIEKVTDEDVGLYTCRQRGQDSVVDLSVVIMPEHKNTHNVTIGCSVWTDGHCRHTVKWLYHEKDVDTNDKDLTTSQTYCYAAVSFLDSHVIYKSNNDSLKCEVTDPDRKVQQFPFRPQNSGDGTKPATTASTRTVENTTTAVDDASNKQQDWWWLVMVIVGLVALMIIVVAVIRYKRRKGNNTQKNDVSFKYFNNLI
- the LOC113149113 gene encoding uncharacterized protein LOC113149113 isoform X2 gives rise to the protein MAEFRWIQMFFFLILILQFTASDQLSFTVRDGGDVSLPCKQVMNDQDKCDTAVWLHQRPKYAENSAEVELVKDGQIDTTHVSRSKSDRLSVTENCSLVIKKVTDEDVGRYICRNKSQPKSEDGLMYLFVVNISQQNSFDRVGFTCSVLGYGDCRHSVKWFHQRTMITDLVTSQNNCSVTEYFMHTSVKYESLKCEVTDSDTGSVHQFPLRPPSSDETTTKTTTENTTHTVRAGSAKIQAWWWLVCVTVGLSAVIVTVIAVRRYQTNKGRKKQMNGNTDPEDGVSYASISYTRNTNSKAQVKDEDDDEGDAVTYSTVKTSSSSAGASTDPSDLYANIN
- the LOC113149113 gene encoding uncharacterized protein LOC113149113 isoform X1, which codes for MAEFRWIQMFFFLILILQFTASDQLSFTVRDGGDVSLPCKQVMNDQDKCDTAVWLHQRPKYAENSAEVELVKDGQIDTTHVSRSKSDRLSVTENCSLVIKKVTDEDVGRYICRNKSQPKSEDGLMYLFVVNISQQNSFDRVGFTCSVLGYGDCRHSVKWFHQRTMITDLVTSQNNCSVTEYFMHTSVKYESLKCEVTDSDTGSVHQFPLRPPSSGEKTDETTTKTTTENTTHTVRAGSAKIQAWWWLVCVTVGLSAVIVTVIAVRRYQTNKGRKKQMNGNTDPEDGVSYASISYTRNTNSKAQVKDEDDDEGDAVTYSTVKTSSSSAGASTDPSDLYANIN